One Streptomyces coeruleorubidus DNA segment encodes these proteins:
- a CDS encoding alpha/beta fold hydrolase, whose product MSELIPFTHTVDGERLSGLSGAAAPGEPARATAVVLHGAGNGSKERLVPLLAEFTAHGCHALAFDFSGHGESTGLLRELSLRRRFEQAVSVIDARARVDGPLILVGFSMSGQTVADLARHYGDRVAALGLCAPAMYAAQAWDVPFGAGDGRFSEIIRRPGSWRGSPALDVLRGYEGRAVLAVPGTDGVIPPAVTEAVSEALARRAQFTHWELPEAEHRLGRWFRDHPEDRREFVTAVLTGLGERGWTATRAWVAKQLPEGRKVDKSTFLTGGWSAQMRQLTLDDGTALALRTFVKPFFRRHAPGLLAREADVLTLLAGQEGVPAPELTGVDATAEHCDHPCLLMSVLPGRVRVDEEDDLDPRVDLLAAQLARIHRVVPGERPRSYQAWTSPERVLAPEGGVWGRAVDVIRRDPPPYEGCFLHRDFHPGNVLFTGSGSGLRISGVVDWVETSWGPADLDVAHCSTALALLHGPQYGLGFRERYEAQGGRRLADGPDHLYWRLLDALAYVPDAAKLAGPWRELGRTDLTPQVLGGRLEAYVAGLLERYA is encoded by the coding sequence ATGAGCGAGCTGATCCCCTTCACCCATACCGTCGACGGTGAACGACTCAGCGGGCTGTCCGGCGCCGCCGCCCCGGGTGAGCCGGCCAGGGCGACCGCCGTAGTGCTGCACGGCGCGGGCAACGGCAGCAAGGAGCGGCTGGTGCCGTTACTGGCAGAGTTCACCGCCCACGGCTGCCACGCCCTCGCCTTCGACTTCTCCGGGCACGGGGAGAGCACCGGCCTGCTGCGCGAGCTGAGTCTGCGCCGCCGCTTCGAGCAGGCCGTCTCCGTCATCGACGCACGCGCGCGCGTGGACGGGCCGCTGATCCTGGTCGGCTTCAGCATGAGCGGCCAGACGGTGGCCGATCTCGCCCGGCACTACGGGGACCGGGTGGCGGCACTGGGGCTGTGCGCGCCGGCCATGTACGCCGCTCAGGCGTGGGACGTGCCGTTCGGTGCGGGTGACGGGCGGTTCAGTGAGATCATCCGGCGGCCGGGAAGCTGGCGGGGGTCGCCCGCGCTCGACGTCCTGCGGGGGTACGAGGGGCGGGCGGTGCTCGCGGTGCCGGGCACGGACGGGGTCATCCCGCCCGCCGTGACGGAGGCCGTCTCGGAGGCACTGGCCCGGCGCGCCCAGTTCACCCACTGGGAACTTCCCGAGGCGGAGCACCGGTTGGGCCGGTGGTTCCGTGACCACCCCGAAGACCGGCGGGAGTTCGTCACCGCCGTCCTGACCGGGCTCGGCGAGCGGGGCTGGACGGCGACCCGCGCGTGGGTGGCCAAGCAGCTCCCGGAAGGCCGGAAGGTCGACAAGTCCACCTTCCTCACGGGCGGTTGGAGCGCCCAGATGCGGCAGCTCACCCTCGACGACGGCACCGCACTCGCCCTGCGCACCTTCGTGAAGCCCTTCTTCCGGCGGCACGCTCCCGGGCTGCTGGCCCGCGAGGCGGACGTGCTCACGCTGCTGGCCGGGCAGGAGGGCGTACCGGCGCCCGAGCTGACCGGCGTGGACGCGACCGCCGAGCACTGCGACCACCCGTGTCTGCTGATGTCCGTGCTGCCGGGCCGGGTCCGGGTGGACGAGGAGGACGACCTGGACCCGCGGGTGGACCTGCTGGCAGCCCAACTGGCCCGGATCCACCGGGTCGTCCCCGGGGAGCGCCCGCGGTCGTACCAGGCGTGGACGTCCCCCGAGCGGGTGCTCGCGCCCGAGGGCGGTGTGTGGGGACGAGCGGTGGACGTGATCCGCCGCGACCCGCCGCCGTACGAGGGCTGCTTCCTGCACCGCGACTTCCACCCGGGGAACGTGCTGTTCACCGGCTCGGGGAGCGGCCTGCGGATCAGCGGTGTCGTCGACTGGGTGGAGACCTCGTGGGGTCCCGCCGACCTGGACGTCGCGCACTGCTCGACGGCCCTCGCGCTGCTGCACGGCCCGCAGTACGGCCTCGGTTTCCGGGAGCGCTACGAGGCCCAGGGCGGCCGCCGGCTCGCCGACGGCCCGGACCACCTGTACTGGCGGCTGCTCGACGCCCTGGCCTACGTCCCCGACGCGGCGAAGCTGGCGGGCCCGTGGCGGGAGCTGGGCCGCACCGATCTGACGCCCCAGGTGCTGGGCGGGCGGCTGGAGGCGTATGTGGCGGGCCTGCTGGAGCGGTACGCCTGA
- a CDS encoding winged helix DNA-binding domain-containing protein: MGSRAQRYIGVAQRRARLALRQRLAGPARAATPEEVAGSLVALHGTDPATVYLAVGARLADPAKTVAETGRALYDECSLVRMHGMRHTVFVFPTALTAVVHASTGLAVAARERAALLKNMAAAGAPDAAWLKEVEESALAALARRGQATAAELAQDEPRLREQFVYAAGKGYEGLHTVSTRLLRVLGVEGKVVRGRPLGSWTSSQFRWAMAPEHPEPDPAQAQAELLRLWLTACGPATEADLKWWTGWRVTEVRRALSAIGAEPVSLDEGTGYVTDGDVDEVAAPGEPWAALLPALDPTAMGWQQRDWYLAPELRPRLFDRSGNVGPTVWWNGRVVGGWAQRPGGEIVWRILDEEGAGREALAAIEQEAERLRGWVGTTRITPRFRTPLEKELAA; the protein is encoded by the coding sequence ATGGGCAGCAGGGCGCAGCGGTACATCGGGGTGGCGCAGCGGCGGGCCCGGCTCGCGCTGCGGCAGCGGCTGGCCGGGCCGGCGCGGGCGGCGACCCCCGAGGAGGTCGCCGGTTCGCTCGTCGCCCTGCACGGCACGGACCCGGCGACGGTGTACCTGGCCGTGGGCGCGCGGCTCGCGGACCCCGCGAAGACGGTGGCGGAGACCGGGCGCGCGCTGTACGACGAATGTTCCCTGGTGCGGATGCACGGCATGCGGCACACGGTGTTCGTGTTCCCCACGGCCCTGACCGCCGTCGTGCACGCATCGACCGGCCTGGCGGTCGCCGCGCGGGAGAGGGCCGCGCTGCTCAAGAACATGGCGGCGGCCGGGGCGCCGGACGCGGCCTGGCTGAAGGAGGTCGAGGAGTCGGCGCTGGCGGCGCTCGCCCGGCGCGGGCAGGCCACGGCCGCCGAACTCGCCCAGGACGAGCCGCGGCTGCGGGAGCAGTTCGTGTACGCGGCCGGCAAGGGCTACGAGGGCCTGCACACGGTCTCGACCCGGCTGCTGAGGGTGCTGGGCGTCGAGGGGAAGGTCGTACGCGGCCGGCCGCTCGGCTCCTGGACGTCCAGCCAGTTCCGCTGGGCCATGGCGCCCGAGCACCCCGAACCGGACCCGGCGCAGGCGCAGGCGGAGCTGCTGAGACTGTGGCTCACCGCGTGCGGTCCGGCGACCGAGGCCGATCTGAAGTGGTGGACGGGATGGCGGGTGACGGAGGTCCGCCGGGCGCTGTCCGCGATCGGAGCGGAGCCGGTGTCGCTGGACGAGGGCACGGGATACGTGACCGACGGCGATGTCGACGAAGTGGCCGCGCCCGGCGAGCCCTGGGCCGCCCTGCTGCCCGCCCTCGACCCGACGGCGATGGGGTGGCAGCAGCGCGACTGGTATCTCGCGCCGGAGCTGCGGCCCCGGCTGTTCGACCGCAGCGGGAACGTCGGGCCGACGGTGTGGTGGAACGGACGCGTGGTCGGCGGGTGGGCCCAGCGGCCCGGCGGGGAGATCGTCTGGCGGATCCTCGACGAGGAGGGGGCGGGCCGGGAGGCGCTCGCGGCGATCGAGCAGGAAGCGGAGCGGCTGAGGGGGTGGGTGGGGACGACCAGGATCACGCCTCGCTTCCGGACGCCGCTGGAGAAGGAGCTGGCGGCGTAG
- a CDS encoding TetR/AcrR family transcriptional regulator produces the protein MADGDEPGTVRPGGRTARVREAVLRAAEDALTEQGFTGLDLADIARRAGVGKTTVYRRWGTVTGLVADLLADMAEQSAPRTETGSLLGDLMANARLVQRTLTDARQGPLFKALIAAATGDPKTAAALHRFYDIRVREWAPCVRQAVDRGEVPEGTDTHEVVRAVSAPLYYHLLISGGRLDETMADRAAEAAATAARAGVYVRA, from the coding sequence ATGGCTGATGGGGACGAGCCGGGAACCGTGCGGCCCGGGGGTCGCACGGCGCGGGTCAGGGAAGCGGTGCTGCGGGCGGCCGAGGACGCCTTGACCGAGCAGGGTTTCACCGGCCTGGACCTGGCCGACATCGCTCGCCGTGCCGGGGTCGGCAAGACGACCGTCTACCGCCGCTGGGGGACGGTGACAGGGCTGGTCGCGGACCTGCTGGCGGACATGGCCGAGCAGTCCGCGCCGCGCACCGAGACCGGTTCACTGCTCGGCGACCTGATGGCCAACGCCCGGCTCGTGCAGCGGACCTTGACCGACGCTCGGCAGGGGCCGCTGTTCAAGGCGCTGATCGCCGCCGCCACCGGCGACCCGAAGACGGCCGCGGCACTGCATCGCTTTTACGACATCCGCGTCAGGGAGTGGGCCCCCTGCGTCCGCCAGGCCGTCGATCGGGGCGAGGTACCCGAAGGCACCGACACGCACGAGGTGGTCCGTGCCGTTTCCGCCCCGCTCTACTACCACCTGCTCATCAGCGGCGGCCGCCTCGACGAGACGATGGCCGACCGGGCGGCGGAGGCGGCGGCGACCGCGGCGCGGGCGGGGGTGTACGTACGGGCCTGA
- a CDS encoding aldo/keto reductase, with product MEYRRLGASGLMVPALSFGAGTFGGRGPLFGAWGTTDAREARRLVDICLDAGITMFDTADVYSAGASEEVLGEAIKGRRDQVIVSTKTSLPMGDGPGDAGSSRSRLIRACEDALRRLGTDHLDLFQLHAFDAGTPVEEVLETLDSLVRAGKVRYTGVSNFSGWQVMKSLAAAERHGHPRHAAHQVYYSLIGRDYEWELMPLALDQGLGAIVWSPLGWGRLTGRIRRGTPLPPGSRLHRTADYGPPVADEHLYGVIDALDEIAEETGKAVPQIALNWLLQRPTVSSVLIGARDERQLRQNLGAVGWSLSLEQMAKLDAASHRPAPYPYFPYERQEGFARLNPPVFAAPDRAA from the coding sequence ATGGAATACAGGCGACTGGGCGCGTCCGGACTCATGGTTCCGGCGCTGAGCTTCGGAGCCGGGACCTTCGGCGGCCGGGGTCCGCTCTTCGGCGCGTGGGGTACCACCGACGCGCGGGAGGCGCGCCGACTGGTGGACATCTGCCTGGACGCGGGGATCACGATGTTCGACACCGCCGACGTCTACTCCGCCGGCGCGTCCGAGGAGGTGCTCGGGGAGGCGATCAAGGGCCGCCGGGACCAGGTGATCGTCTCCACCAAGACGAGCCTGCCGATGGGCGACGGACCGGGCGACGCGGGCTCCTCCCGGTCCCGGCTGATCCGCGCCTGCGAGGACGCCCTGCGCAGGCTGGGCACGGACCACCTCGACCTCTTCCAGCTGCACGCCTTCGACGCCGGGACACCGGTGGAGGAGGTGCTGGAGACGCTCGACTCGCTGGTGCGGGCGGGCAAGGTGCGTTACACCGGCGTCTCCAACTTCTCCGGCTGGCAGGTGATGAAGTCCCTCGCGGCAGCGGAGCGGCACGGCCACCCGCGCCATGCGGCCCACCAGGTGTACTACTCCCTCATCGGCCGCGACTACGAGTGGGAGCTGATGCCGCTCGCCCTCGACCAGGGCCTCGGCGCCATCGTCTGGAGCCCACTCGGCTGGGGCCGCCTCACCGGCAGGATCCGCCGCGGCACACCACTCCCGCCCGGCAGCCGGCTGCACCGCACCGCCGACTACGGCCCGCCCGTCGCCGATGAGCACCTCTACGGCGTGATCGACGCGCTGGACGAGATCGCGGAGGAGACGGGCAAGGCGGTACCGCAGATCGCCCTCAACTGGCTGTTGCAGCGGCCGACGGTGTCCTCCGTCCTCATCGGCGCCCGTGACGAACGGCAGTTGCGCCAGAACCTCGGCGCCGTCGGCTGGAGCCTCTCCCTCGAGCAGATGGCGAAGCTCGACGCGGCGAGCCACCGCCCGGCGCCGTACCCCTACTTCCCCTACGAGCGGCAGGAGGGCTTCGCCCGCCTGAACCCGCCGGTGTTCGCGGCACCGGACCGGGCGGCATGA
- a CDS encoding arsenate reductase family protein, with protein MEIWINPACSKCRSAVQLLDAEGADYTVRRYLEDVPSEDEIRDVLDRLGLEPWDITRTQEAAAKELGVKEWARDASSRERWIKALAEHPKLIQRPIITADDGTAVVARTDEAVRDALSR; from the coding sequence ATGGAGATCTGGATCAACCCGGCCTGTTCCAAGTGCCGCAGTGCCGTGCAGCTGCTCGACGCCGAGGGCGCCGACTACACCGTCCGCCGCTACCTGGAGGACGTGCCGAGCGAGGACGAGATCCGGGACGTGCTGGACCGGCTCGGACTGGAGCCCTGGGACATCACCCGCACCCAGGAGGCCGCCGCCAAGGAACTCGGCGTCAAGGAATGGGCCAGGGACGCGAGTTCGCGGGAGCGGTGGATCAAGGCCCTGGCCGAGCATCCCAAGCTGATCCAGCGGCCGATCATCACCGCGGACGACGGCACGGCGGTGGTCGCGCGCACGGACGAGGCCGTGCGGGACGCCCTCTCCCGTTAG
- the glnII gene encoding glutamine synthetase, with translation MTFKAEYIWIDGTEPTAKLRSKTKIISGSPAGLDALPIWGFDGSSTNQAEGHASDCVLKPVFTCPDPIRGGDDVLVLCEVLNIDLTPHATNTRAALAEVEEKFAAQEPIFGIEQEYTFFKDGYPLGFPKGGFPAPQGGYYCGVGADEIFGRDVVEAHLDNCLKAGLGISGINAEVMPGQWEFQVGPLAPLEVSDQLWVARWLLYRTAEDFDIAATLDPKPVKGDWNGAGAHTNFSTKAMRESYDAIITAAESLGEGSKPLDHVKNYGAGIDDRLTGLHETAPWNEYSYGVSNRGASVRIPWQVEKDGKGYIEDRRPNANVDPYVVTRLLVDTCCSALEKAGQV, from the coding sequence GTGACCTTCAAGGCTGAGTACATCTGGATCGACGGCACCGAGCCGACGGCCAAGCTGCGTTCCAAGACCAAGATCATCTCGGGCTCTCCCGCCGGTCTGGACGCGCTGCCGATCTGGGGCTTCGACGGGTCCTCCACCAACCAGGCCGAGGGCCACGCCTCGGACTGCGTCCTCAAGCCGGTCTTCACCTGCCCGGACCCGATCCGCGGCGGTGACGACGTACTGGTCCTGTGCGAGGTCCTGAACATCGACCTCACCCCGCACGCCACGAACACCCGTGCCGCGCTGGCCGAGGTCGAGGAGAAGTTCGCGGCGCAGGAGCCGATCTTCGGCATCGAGCAGGAGTACACCTTCTTCAAGGACGGCTACCCGCTCGGCTTCCCCAAGGGCGGCTTCCCGGCCCCGCAGGGCGGCTACTACTGCGGTGTCGGCGCCGACGAGATCTTCGGCCGTGACGTCGTCGAGGCGCACCTGGACAACTGCCTGAAGGCGGGACTGGGCATCTCCGGCATCAACGCCGAGGTCATGCCCGGCCAGTGGGAGTTCCAGGTCGGCCCGCTCGCCCCGCTGGAGGTCTCGGACCAGCTGTGGGTGGCCCGCTGGCTGCTCTACCGCACCGCCGAGGACTTCGACATCGCCGCGACGCTGGACCCGAAGCCGGTGAAGGGCGACTGGAACGGCGCCGGTGCGCACACCAACTTCTCCACCAAGGCGATGCGCGAGTCCTACGACGCGATCATCACCGCGGCCGAGTCGCTCGGTGAGGGCTCCAAGCCCCTCGACCACGTCAAGAACTACGGCGCCGGCATCGACGACCGCCTGACCGGTCTGCACGAGACCGCCCCGTGGAACGAGTACTCCTACGGCGTCTCCAACCGCGGCGCCTCGGTCCGTATCCCGTGGCAGGTCGAGAAGGACGGCAAGGGCTACATCGAGGACCGCCGTCCGAACGCCAACGTCGACCCGTACGTCGTGACCCGCCTGCTCGTCGACACCTGCTGCTCGGCGCTGGAGAAGGCCGGCCAGGTCTGA
- a CDS encoding DUF6891 domain-containing protein → MKIDGGLAVKVRTESGQTYARIPARRLRELVERIGGDDDHYLVVQRIPDRPLVFIQTARDADGAYDLQHRTGRVPHMWVAQVTDPGLVAEVMVRWARQEDGWEAGVAWEREEFGLPEEAPALAAEVAARAEEYVREMLQDGYLGIEAMIRETVYLMEDGEGASPVSQAQAREIVERLWLDRLDEQETWAGPTDPDRLEQAFAALEDDGIVAREDFTCCRGCGMSEIGAEADGKQGARGFVFFHRQGTRGAAQGHGLSLYYGGFDGSEETTEAVGHEVVAALTAAGLSAQWGGDPGKAIDVAPLEWRKRLVG, encoded by the coding sequence ATGAAGATCGACGGGGGCCTCGCCGTCAAGGTGAGGACGGAGAGCGGGCAGACGTACGCGCGGATCCCGGCGCGGCGACTGCGCGAGCTGGTGGAGCGGATCGGCGGGGACGACGACCACTACCTCGTGGTGCAGCGGATACCGGACCGGCCGCTGGTCTTCATCCAGACGGCACGCGACGCGGACGGGGCGTACGACCTCCAGCACCGCACGGGCCGCGTTCCCCACATGTGGGTGGCCCAGGTGACCGACCCGGGCCTCGTCGCCGAGGTGATGGTGCGCTGGGCGCGGCAGGAGGACGGCTGGGAGGCCGGAGTCGCCTGGGAGCGCGAGGAGTTCGGATTGCCCGAGGAGGCTCCCGCCCTCGCGGCCGAGGTCGCGGCGCGGGCCGAGGAGTACGTCCGCGAGATGCTCCAGGACGGGTATCTGGGCATCGAGGCGATGATCCGCGAGACGGTGTACCTGATGGAGGACGGCGAGGGCGCATCTCCCGTTTCCCAGGCGCAGGCCCGTGAGATCGTCGAGCGGCTGTGGCTGGACCGGCTCGACGAGCAGGAGACGTGGGCGGGGCCGACCGATCCGGACCGGCTGGAGCAGGCCTTCGCGGCCCTGGAGGACGACGGCATCGTCGCCCGGGAGGACTTCACCTGCTGCCGTGGCTGCGGCATGTCGGAGATCGGCGCGGAGGCGGACGGCAAGCAGGGGGCGCGGGGTTTCGTCTTCTTCCACCGCCAGGGCACGCGCGGCGCGGCTCAGGGGCACGGCCTGTCGCTCTACTACGGCGGGTTCGACGGCTCCGAGGAGACCACCGAGGCCGTCGGACACGAGGTCGTGGCGGCGCTGACCGCGGCCGGGCTGTCCGCGCAGTGGGGCGGCGACCCGGGCAAGGCGATCGACGTCGCGCCCCTGGAGTGGCGCAAGCGCCTGGTGGGATGA
- a CDS encoding winged helix-turn-helix domain-containing protein, giving the protein MATTRSLSPAAPFNAPSATGPRHRLRAVDRDEVVTVADLLPPGATWLPAPQHTLPTLPGQPPMVGYLVLVPADQQPPFPAAVPDRPEAARPAGTEGPADLEAPEPGGEPLIRVDTVQRTAEVAGRPLDLTYLEFELLAHLVAHPGRVHTRDQLVGTVWGYGHVGDGRTVDVHIARLRRKLGAEHRDTIRTVRRVGYKYVPPVPR; this is encoded by the coding sequence ATGGCGACCACTCGTTCCCTGTCTCCCGCCGCCCCCTTCAACGCCCCGTCGGCCACCGGGCCCCGTCATCGGCTGCGTGCCGTCGACCGGGACGAGGTGGTCACGGTCGCGGATCTGCTGCCTCCGGGTGCCACCTGGCTCCCGGCGCCCCAGCACACCCTGCCCACGCTGCCGGGGCAGCCACCGATGGTCGGCTATCTGGTCCTCGTCCCGGCCGACCAGCAGCCGCCGTTCCCGGCGGCGGTGCCGGACCGGCCCGAGGCCGCCCGCCCGGCAGGCACCGAAGGCCCCGCAGACCTCGAAGCCCCCGAGCCGGGCGGCGAGCCGCTGATCCGCGTCGACACCGTGCAGCGCACCGCCGAGGTGGCCGGGCGGCCCCTCGACCTCACGTACCTGGAGTTCGAGCTGCTGGCCCACCTGGTGGCGCACCCGGGCCGGGTGCACACCCGCGACCAGCTGGTCGGCACGGTGTGGGGCTACGGGCACGTGGGCGACGGCCGTACGGTCGACGTCCACATCGCCCGCCTGCGCCGCAAGCTGGGCGCCGAGCACCGCGACACGATCCGCACGGTGCGGCGGGTCGGCTACAAGTACGTGCCCCCGGTGCCCCGGTGA
- a CDS encoding SDR family oxidoreductase, whose product MRLLMLGGTEFVGRAVVEAALGRGWDVTVFHRGRHEAPQGVRSLLGDRTAPGGLAALAEDPGEWDVVVDTWSAAPRVVRDAARLLRGRVRRYVYVSSRSVYDWPRTAEHGEDAPLVEGASADAEQTAYAQDKLGGELAVLDAFGEDRSVLVRAGLILGPYENIGRLPWWLARTARGGPMLAPGPRDLPLQYVDVRDLAQWVLHAAERELSGPYNLVSPPGHTTMGELLDTCARVTGGAAELRWTEPEVILQAGIQPWTELPVWVPPGSDLHDALHSGDVSRAVAAGLSCRPVEETVADTWRWLQDVGGAAPQRPGLPSPGLDPEVEAKVLAAAGGVRNTTP is encoded by the coding sequence ATGAGACTTCTGATGCTGGGTGGTACGGAGTTCGTGGGCCGGGCCGTCGTGGAGGCGGCCCTGGGGCGAGGCTGGGATGTGACCGTCTTCCACCGGGGGCGGCACGAGGCGCCGCAGGGTGTGCGGTCGCTGCTCGGCGACCGCACCGCGCCCGGCGGTCTCGCCGCCCTCGCCGAGGACCCGGGCGAGTGGGACGTCGTCGTCGACACCTGGTCGGCGGCGCCCCGCGTGGTGCGGGACGCGGCGCGGCTGCTGCGGGGCCGCGTCCGCCGGTACGTGTACGTGTCGAGCCGCTCGGTGTACGACTGGCCCCGGACCGCCGAGCACGGCGAGGACGCACCTCTGGTGGAGGGCGCCTCGGCCGACGCGGAGCAGACCGCGTACGCGCAGGACAAGCTCGGTGGTGAACTGGCCGTGCTGGACGCCTTCGGCGAGGACCGGTCGGTGCTCGTACGGGCCGGGCTGATCCTCGGCCCGTACGAGAACATCGGCCGGCTGCCCTGGTGGCTGGCCCGCACGGCGCGCGGCGGCCCGATGCTGGCCCCCGGCCCGCGCGACCTGCCCCTCCAGTACGTGGACGTCCGTGACCTGGCCCAGTGGGTCCTGCACGCGGCGGAGCGGGAGCTGAGTGGGCCGTACAACCTGGTCAGTCCGCCGGGGCACACCACGATGGGCGAGCTGCTGGACACCTGCGCACGGGTCACCGGCGGCGCGGCCGAACTCCGGTGGACCGAGCCGGAGGTGATCCTCCAGGCGGGCATCCAGCCGTGGACCGAGCTGCCGGTGTGGGTGCCGCCGGGCAGTGACCTGCACGACGCCCTGCACAGCGGGGACGTCTCACGGGCGGTCGCGGCGGGGCTGAGCTGCCGGCCCGTCGAGGAGACCGTGGCCGACACCTGGCGGTGGCTCCAAGACGTCGGCGGCGCTGCGCCACAGCGCCCGGGCCTGCCGAGCCCGGGCCTCGACCCGGAGGTTGAGGCCAAGGTGCTCGCGGCCGCCGGGGGTGTACGTAACACCACCCCCTGA
- a CDS encoding sensor histidine kinase, with product MTIDTKSGNGRTKGRGIGLAAVRGLALALVSLPGAVLCLCLSLVSLALIPIGVGLVTTPYVLTGVRAFANWRRVLAAEWGGVRIPPAYRPLPRGANPWTRTFGMLRDPATWRDLRWLPVDMTAGFVTALLPAVLLFYPLEGIAIAAWMWRLLDGDGGYWYGFVRVHDQSSALGAGVLALVLLFFAHFLTPRLLDAHFRLTRAVLGSNQGELAERVRVLTETRRDAVDTSAAELRRIERDLHDGAQARLVAVGMDLGAIEALLDKDPAKAKELIAQARRSSVEALSELRELVRGIHPPVLAERGLGDAVRALALRLPVVTEVNVDLPGRAEAPVESAAYFALSEVLTNAVKHSGADRIWVDLHHADGHLRATVTDNGKGGAVIGAGSGLAGVERRLGTFDGVLAVGSPAGGPTMVTMEIPCALS from the coding sequence ATGACCATCGACACGAAGAGCGGCAACGGGCGTACGAAGGGGCGGGGCATCGGGCTCGCCGCGGTGCGGGGGCTGGCATTGGCCCTCGTCAGTCTGCCGGGGGCGGTGCTGTGCTTATGCCTGTCCCTCGTCTCCCTCGCGCTCATCCCGATCGGGGTCGGGCTCGTCACGACGCCGTACGTGCTCACGGGGGTGCGGGCGTTCGCGAACTGGCGGCGGGTGCTCGCCGCGGAGTGGGGCGGGGTGCGGATACCGCCGGCGTACCGGCCGCTGCCGAGGGGCGCCAACCCGTGGACGCGCACCTTCGGGATGCTGCGCGACCCGGCGACCTGGCGGGACCTGAGGTGGTTGCCGGTCGACATGACGGCGGGGTTCGTCACCGCGCTGCTGCCGGCCGTGCTGCTCTTCTACCCGTTGGAGGGCATCGCGATCGCGGCCTGGATGTGGCGGCTCCTCGACGGGGACGGCGGTTACTGGTACGGGTTCGTGCGGGTCCACGACCAGAGCTCCGCGCTCGGCGCCGGAGTCCTGGCCCTCGTCCTGCTCTTCTTCGCCCACTTCCTCACCCCGCGCCTGCTGGACGCCCACTTCCGGCTCACCCGCGCCGTCCTCGGCTCGAACCAGGGGGAACTGGCCGAGCGCGTACGGGTCCTGACCGAGACCCGACGGGACGCCGTCGACACCTCCGCCGCCGAACTGCGGCGCATCGAACGGGACCTGCACGACGGTGCCCAGGCCCGGCTGGTGGCGGTCGGCATGGACCTGGGCGCCATCGAGGCGCTCCTCGACAAGGACCCGGCCAAGGCCAAGGAGCTGATCGCGCAGGCCCGCAGGTCCTCGGTCGAGGCGCTGTCCGAGCTGCGCGAGCTGGTGCGCGGCATCCATCCGCCGGTCCTGGCCGAGCGCGGGCTGGGCGACGCCGTACGGGCGCTGGCGCTGCGGCTGCCGGTGGTCACCGAGGTGAACGTGGACCTGCCCGGGCGGGCGGAGGCGCCCGTGGAGTCGGCCGCGTACTTCGCCCTGAGCGAGGTGCTCACCAACGCCGTGAAGCACTCCGGCGCCGACCGGATCTGGGTCGACCTGCACCACGCGGACGGCCATCTGCGGGCGACCGTCACCGACAACGGCAAGGGAGGTGCGGTGATCGGGGCCGGTTCCGGGCTGGCCGGGGTGGAGCGGCGACTGGGTACATTCGACGGCGTCCTGGCCGTCGGCAGCCCCGCGGGCGGTCCCACCATGGTCACCATGGAGATCCCTTGCGCGTTGTCCTAG
- a CDS encoding LuxR C-terminal-related transcriptional regulator produces the protein MRVVLAEDLFLLRDGLVRLLQAHDFEIAAAVESGPELAAALAELEPDVAVVDVRLPPTHTDEGLQCALQARRKRPGLPVLVLSQHVEQLYARELLADGSGGVGYLLKDRVFDAEQFVDAVRRVAAGGTAMDPQVIQQLLARQAGDGRPLARLTPREREVLELMTQGRSNAAIAGRLVVTERAIAKHTANIFAKLGLEVSDDDNRRVLAVLAYLDHGR, from the coding sequence TTGCGCGTTGTCCTAGCCGAAGACCTCTTCCTGCTGCGCGACGGACTCGTCCGGCTGCTCCAGGCGCACGACTTCGAGATCGCGGCGGCCGTCGAGTCCGGTCCCGAACTGGCCGCCGCGCTGGCCGAGCTGGAACCGGACGTCGCCGTGGTCGACGTACGCCTGCCGCCCACCCACACCGACGAGGGGCTGCAGTGCGCGCTTCAGGCCCGCAGGAAGCGGCCCGGGCTGCCGGTGCTGGTGCTCTCCCAGCACGTGGAGCAGCTGTACGCGCGTGAGCTGCTCGCCGACGGCAGCGGCGGCGTCGGATACCTGCTGAAGGACCGGGTGTTCGACGCCGAGCAGTTCGTGGACGCGGTGCGGCGGGTCGCCGCCGGTGGGACGGCGATGGATCCGCAGGTCATCCAGCAGCTGCTGGCGCGGCAGGCGGGCGACGGCCGGCCGCTGGCCCGGCTGACGCCCCGGGAGCGGGAGGTGCTGGAGCTGATGACGCAGGGCCGGTCCAACGCGGCGATCGCGGGCAGGCTGGTCGTGACGGAACGGGCGATCGCCAAGCACACCGCGAACATCTTCGCCAAACTGGGCCTTGAGGTCTCGGACGACGACAACCGGCGCGTGCTGGCCGTTCTCGCGTATCTCGACCACGGCCGGTGA